The sequence ACAAGCAGGGAATCTACTCGATCACCAAAGCCGCCGTGGTCAACATGACGCGGGCCTTCGCGAAGGAGTGCGGGCCGTTGGGGATTCGGGTGAATGCGCTGCTCCCCGGATTGACCAAAACCCGCTTTGCGGGGGCACTCTTCGCCGATCAGGCCACGTACGAAAGCTGGATGTCGCGCATCCCGCTGCGGCGTCATGCGGAACCTCGCGAGATGGCGGGTACCGTGCTTTACCTCGTGTCCGACGCGGCGAGCTATACCAATGGAGAGTGCATCGTCGTTGACGGTGGACTGACGATCTAGTCAAGGGGTCGGCGCACGGGTGTGCCCCATGCGTCGACGGCATTCATCACGAATCTGGAAGAGTAAAAATGGACTTTGCATACAGCCCGAAAGTCGAAGCGCTGCGCACACAGCTGCGTACGTTCATGGACACGCATATCGTTCCGCGCATCCGGCAGTGGCACGACGAAGTGAGTGCGGGTCAATATCCGGTTTCCTTTATGGAGACCTTGAAGGAGCAGGCGCGCGAGGAGGGTCTCTGGAACCTGTTTCTGCCGCATCTGCGCGATGACGAACCCGGTACCCGCCTGACCAATCTCGAGTACGCGCCGCTCGCTGAAATCATGGGGCGGGTGTCGTGGGCGTCCGAGGTGTTCAACTGCAATGCGCCGGACACGGGCAATATGGAGTTGCTCCATATGTTTGCCACGCCGGCCCAGCGCGAGCAGTGGCTCAAGCCGCTGCTCGACGGCAAGATCCGCTCGGCGTTTGCGATGACGGAGCCGGCTGTGGCTTCCTCGGACGCGACTAACATCACGACGTCGATTCGTCGCGACGGCGATGACTATGTCATCGACGGCCGCAAGTGGTTCATCACGAACGCCGCCCACCCGAATTGTCAGATTTTCATCGTGATGGGCAAAACGGATCCGGACGCGCCGAGTCACAGTCAGCAGAGCATGATTCTCGTGCCTCGCGATACCCCCGGCGTCAAAGTGATCCGCAATATCTCGGTGGTCAATCATGTGGCGCCGGAAGGACACTGCGAGATCGAGTTCAAAGGCGTGCGCGTACCCCGGTCGAATCTTCTCGGCGAAGAGGGTAGCGGCTTCGCGCTCGCGCAGGCGCGTCTCGGACCGGGACGGATTCACCACTGCATGCGTTCGATCGGCGCCGCGGAATTGGCGCTCGAATTGATGGTGGAGCGGGCCCAGGCGCGCACGGCATTCGGAAAGCCGCTGTTTAAGCATGGGACGGTCGCCGAAGGGATCGCGAAGTCACGCATCGAAATCGATCAGGCGAGGCTCTTTGTTCTCAAAGCCGCGTGGATGATCGACAACGTGGGGGCGAAGGAGGCGCGTAAGGAGATCTCGATGATCAAGGCGCTCGTGCCGGGCGTTCACACCGCCGTTTGCGAGCGGGCGATGCAGGTGTTTGGCGCGATGGGTCTGAGCCCCGACACGCCATTGGCCGATAGCTGGACGTGGGGCCGTGCGTTGCGGCTCGCAGATGGCCCGGACGAGGTTCACCTGCAGAGCATTGCACGCATGGAACTCAAGGCGCAGCCCTATGGGCCGGGGAAGGAGAATCCCTACCTGACGGCGTCGGTGTAACGCACAGCGTGCATAGCGCCAGTTTCAAAGCTTTGCATGGGACCGGAGTAAGCGCTAAAGCGCCAACTCTGGTCGACAGCTACAGCGTGAGCTCGGGTCGACAGCGTGATCTTGCGGGGGGAGTCTTGGGTTTCCAGTGCGTTGTCGTGACCACTGACTAACGCTGGCCGTCAGATCCCCCCCAGCAGGGACCGCGTCTCTTCCGATGGCTCCGCAGTGAGTACGCTTTCAAAGCTGTCCATCAAGCTGGACACCGCGTATTGCGGGGACCAGAGCGCGCCCGAATCGCCACTGTCCCGGCTCGCTTCCCACGCTGCCAGCGAGGCATTGCCGTAGATGCTGATGAGCGACAGCCGGTGATCGACGATGGCCGGTGGAATATCGGCAAGCAGATTCCGAAGCAGGTCGTTGCAACGCTGATAGCCCAGATTCCACTTGTTTTCCAGCGCCTCCCGCAAGAACGCGCGATTGTTCAACTGCAAGTTGGCGATCATGCGGATGTAGGTCGCTTGACCCGTGTGATCCGCTAGCTCAAGCATCGGAAAGAGCAGCGCGCCTAATACCGCCCGCACGTTTATCCCTGCCTCTACCTCCAGTCTGTCGAGCCGCGCCTGACGGTCTTCGTCGATCAGACGCGCGCCGTCGACGACCAGCTCACGGGCCAATTCCAGTTTGTTCCCGAAGTAGTAGCGCAGCGAGGCGCTGTTGCGCTGCCCTGCGGCGGAGATGATGTCCTGCACGGACACGCCGTCCAGTCCGCGCAGCGCGAACAGACGCTGCGCTTCTTCTTTTAAGCGAATTCGTGTCTCCGCCCCATCCGAGCGAAGGGTTTTCCCTAGCGTCGTCATTACTTTACCGTGTCGAGTTAATTAACTACACTGGGTTAACTAACCCAGTTGGAGAAACTTAGCATGAAAGTGATCGTTATTGGAGGTGGCATTGGTGGGCTCACAACCGCTCTGGCGTTGCTGCGCCACGGTATCGAGCCGATTGTACTGGAGCGCGCGCCGCAGCTGACCGAGGTCGGGGCGGGCATCCAGATCGCGGCGAACGGCACGATCGTGCTGCGGGAGTTGGGGCTCGAGCCGGCGCTGGCGAGCATTGCGACCGTGCCGGCTGGCTTTGATTACCTCGAGTTGTCGACGGGGCGCCGCCTGTACTACGCCCCGCTCGGTGAGGAAGCCGCGGCACGTTATGGCGCGTTGCTTTACAACGTCCACCGCGCCGATCTGATCGGCCTGCTCGCGAAGGCTTTGCCATCCGATGTGATCCGGCTGGGCGCGCAATGCGCGTCGGTGTCGCAGGACGACGACGGCGCCTACGTCACCCTGCAAGACGGCGAAGTCATTCGGGGCGACGCCGTGATCGGCGCGGATGGCATTCACTCCGCCGTTCGGACGGCCCTCCGCGGACCTGAGGAGAAGCAGTTCGCCAACATCCTGATGTGGCGCGCGCTGATTCCGGCAGACCGGCTTCGCGGGCTGAACCTGCCGGTGGCGGGGAACAACTGGTTCGGCATTGGCCGCAATATCGTGTCGTACTGGGTTCGCCCGGACCTCTACAGTGTTCTCGCGTCGGTGCCGGCAACCGAAGTGAGCCGCGAGTCATGGACGCAAGCGGGCGACGTCGCGCAACTGCGCCGCGCGTTTGAAGGTTCCGAGCCGACCGTCCAGAAAATGCTGGAAGCCGTCGACTCGACCTTCATCACGGGGATGTACCACCGGGATCCGATCGAACACTGGGCCACCGGGCGGATCGCGCTGCTCGGCGACGCCGCGCATGCGATGGTGCCTTATCTCGCGCAAGGCGCCTGCCAGTCGATTGAAGATGCGTGGGTTCTTGCCACCTGCCTTAAGAACCATGGCACGGCTGGCGTTCAGGACGCGCTGCTGGAATACGAACGACGCCGCCAGCCACGTACGACGCGGATTCAGGCGGGCGCGCGCTTTGTCGTCGATTGGGCGCATGAACCCGACGAGGCACGGGTACGCCAGCGTAACGGACGGCTGAAGGGACTCTCGCGTATCGATCCGCTCGCCGAGGCTTCGTGGTCGTTCGCCTGGGGGCACGACATCCTTAAGGCCGTCAAGCTGCCGCCGGGCGAGGTGGTGGGTTTGAGCGCGGCACGCGAAGGAAAGCGGATGGCGCGTCCCGAGAGTCAGCGCGCTTTCGATCTCTGGAAGGGCGTGTTCAAGCCGGATGACATTGCGCGTGGGGATCGGGGACAGCGTGCAGCCTACGAACGGTTCCTTCTCGAGCAGTTCCCGGTGCCCGCCGGTACGGAAGTGACGGACGTCGATCTTGACGGGGTGAGCGCGTTGCGCGTGGTCGCAGCGGGAGCAGGGCAGAAGGCGACCGTACTGCACTTCCACGGCGGCGGCTACGTGCTGGGTTCGGCAAAGAGTTCGGTTGAATACGCAAGCCGTCTCTCGCACGCCCTGAACGGTCCGTGCTACACGGTCGACTATCGCCTCGCGCCCGAGCATCCGTATCCGGCGGCATTCGATGACGCATTCAGCGCGTATCGCGGCTTGCTCGCTGCGGGTGTCGATCCGTCGACGGTGTTCCTGAGCGGCGAATCGTCCGGCGGCGGTCTGGCTCTGGCGCTGGCGGCTGCGTTACGTCGCGCCGGCCTGCCGTTGCCAGGCGGCGTCATTGCAATCTGCCCGCTGACCGACCTCACGCTGAGCGGCCCCTCCGTCAAGGCGAATTCGGGCGACGACCCCGCCGCGAATCGCGAGACGCTTTCCAACCTTGTCGCGTCCTACTTCCAGGGCCACGAGCCGACCGATCCGATGGTGTCGCCGCTGTTCGCGGATCTCGCGGACCTTCCGCCGGTCTTTCTTTCGGCCGTGGAGGGCGAGGTGCTGGAAAGCGACACGACTCGTTTTGCGGAGCGGGCAAAGGCAGCCGGCGCGAACGTGCAATTGAAGATGGTGGCCGATTCGGTTCACGTTTTCACGCTCTTCCCGTTCTTGCCGGAAACCGCTGAGACGCTCGAAGAAATCGGCTGGTGGAGCCGCCAGCTCCTGCAGAAGTAGAGCGACGCATCCGCCTCGCGCAGGTCGCGAGGAACGGATGCGACAACCTGCTCACGCATCGCTGCCGTGAGCAGATCCTGCTTGCGTCACGAGCGATTTGCCTGTGACGCAAGCAATCGGTTCCAAAGCGCTACGCCATCTCACTGCATTTCGTCTCATGCCCGGAGTAGATATGACGGCAACATCAACGCGTCGGCTGGCCGACGTGTCGCGGCAACTATCCGTGCCGCAGACATCGCTGTACACCAATCTCGAAGCCTCCTCGGGCCGCTATCCAGACAAGGCTGCGATCCTTTACTACGGCAGCACCGTAAGCTACCGGCAATTGCGATCTGAAGTTGATGCGATGGCGGGATTTCTGCAGCAGCACTGCGGCGTTGCCCGCGGTGACCGCGTCGTCCTGTACATGCAGAACAGTCCGCAGTTCGTCATCGCCTTTTATGCGGTGCTGCGTGCGGATGCAGTAGTCGTGCCCGTCAATCCGATGAACCGGACGTCGGAGCTGCAACACATACTCGGCGATAGCGGGGCTAGCGTCGCCTTCGTCGGTGAAGAACTCATGGAGCACGTACGGCCGCTGTTGGGCCTTAAAGTGGATCATGTGATCTCCGCACGTTATGCCGACTATCTTCGCGACCAGACCGATCTGCCGCTGCCCGACGTTCTGACATCGTCCGGGCGGCAGCCCCATGCAGAGTCGATAGACAGTCATGCTGCCCTCATCGGCTGGAACGACGCGCTCTCTCGCGCGTGTATTCCGCGCGGCCACGAATCCCGGCCCGAGGATCTGGCGGTCATTCCGTATACGTCCGGCACGACCGGTCGCCCCAAAGGGTGCATCCATACACATCGCAGCGTCATGCATTCAACGGTCTCGTGCGCCGAATGGCCGAACCTCGCGAATGAGAGCGTGATGCTGTGCTCCGTGCCGTTGTTTCACGTCACCGGCATGCAAAACTGCATGAACATGCCGATCTACATCGGCGCGACGATGGCGATTATGACCCGCTGGGACGCGCAATGTGCCGCGCACGTGATCGAACGCCACCGCGTAAGCACATGGATCACGGTTCCCACGATGCTCATCGACCTGCTAAACCTGGTGGACGTCGATAGGTTCGACCTGAGTTCAATTGCATACCTGAGCGGCGGCGGTGCCGCGATGCCGCAGGCTGTCGCGCAGCAGATCGAGAAGCGTTGGGGCGTCCCGTACGTGGAAGGGTATGGCCTAACCGAGACGATGGCGGCGACCCATATCAATCCGCCGAAGCACAGCAAGCAACAGTGCATGGGGGTGCCGATTTTCAGCACGGATTCACTCGTTGTCGACCCCGAGACGCTCGAGCCTCTCGGTGGAGGCGAAACAGGCGAAATTCTCGCCAGCGGACCTCAAGTCTTCGACGGGTATTGGCAGTCGGCCGAAGCTACGCGAGAAGCATTCGTTCTGATCGATGGGAAACGCTACTTGCGCACGGGAGATCTCGGCTATGTAGATCGGGACGGATACTTCTTCATCGTCGACCGGCTCAAGCGCATGATCAACGCCTCGGGCTACAAAGTCTGGCCGGCCGAGGTCGAGGCCATGCTGTTCGAGCATCCCGCCGTCCAGGAAGCGTGTGTCATTGCGACTCACGATCCGCGTCGAGGCGAGTCGGTCAAGGCGGTCATCGTGCTTCGGAACGGTGAGCACGCGACGGAAGACGACATGGTGTCGTGGGCCCGCGAACGCATGGCGTCCTATAAGGTTCCGCGCGTCATTCAGTTCGCCGCCAGCTTGCCTCGTACCGCGAGCGGAAAGATCCAGTGGCGACAGCTGCAGGAAGAGGAAGCGCGGAGGCGGGACGCTCAATCCGAAGGGCGCCGGCCGGGCTGATCCGTTACCCGCGCTAGGTGTTTTTGCCACATCGCCAGGGTTATCCCCAACGCCTCGTCAACGCGGTGGAATAAGGCGTGGCGCAGTGGTCCATGCGTTCATGGCGCGCAAAGTAAGTTTTCTGGCAGTTGCGCTCAAGGTTTCCGGGCAACGTGTGGTTGTGGACACAAGACACAACGCCTTGATCGGAGCCGGTGCCGTCAGCGGATGAACTTTTCGCCGAGCCGGCAGGCTGATCACGTCATGTCGGCTCATTGCGTCAGGCAACAGGCCGCACTCAAGCGTGTGTACTCAGCCGGCAATGAATGAGCTGTAAATAGGGTTCATATAATTCGTAGTGCGACATAATCATAAAATTGGAGTCTTTGTATGGCGAAGGTAAGGAGATTGACTGGAAAAGAGCGGCATCGACGCAGGGCCGGCCTGTTGGCGGCCATCATGTCTACCGCGACGCTGTACTCCGTCTCGGCAGCCGCGCAGTCGTCGGTCACGCTTTTCGGCGTCGTCGATGAAGGAATTCGCTACACGACTCATGCGGATCCGCAAGGCGATTCGCGTGTGCAGCTCGCCAACGGCGCCAACGAGAGTCTTTGGGGATTCAAGGGAGCGGAAGACATCGGTGGCGGAACGAAGGTCGTATTCCAGCTGGAGAATCGCTTTTTCCCGAACACCGGGGCGACCGACCCTGCCTATCCGTTCTTCAATACGGCTTTTGTTGGCCTGCAGTCGAGCAGTTACGGAAAGTTGACCATGGGCCGTCAGATCAACCCGCTTACCGACGCTGTTGTGGGCGCCTTCGTGACCAATGCATGGCTGCCGACCTTCTACCAGTTTCGGCCAGAAGTCATGATGGCTCAGGGCGTGTGGACCAGCAACATGGTCAAGTACGCGGCGCGCTGGCAATCCCTTACGGCTGAGCTGTCGTATGCGTTTGGTGGCAATGCAGGCGCATTCGGTTCGGGAAGTCAGATTGGGGCATCGATTCTCTATTTGCCTGGCGCACCCTTGCGTCTGGCTGCCGCGTACCTGGACTCGCGCGATGCCGTGAACGGTTCCGCGCACTTCAAGTCCTGGACGGCTGGCGGGTCCTATTCGTTCGGCGATACGACTGTCAACGCCGGCTGGGCCGTGAACAGGCAGGATGCCGGGTTTGTCGGCAATTTCCCTAACGGTCCATTCACACCGCCGGAATTGTCCGCGCTTAAATTCAATACATTCAGTGCCCGGGAAATGTTTTTTGGCGGGGTGACGCAACTGATAGGGAATGCGACTCACCTTTCGGCGAATGTATGGCGCACGATTCAGACCGGGAAGACGCAAACGGCCGACGGCAACGCGACGCAATTCCAACTGCTCGCGGACTATAACTGGTCCAAACGCACGGATACCTATCTGGAAGCCGACTACTCGCTGTACCGCGGCGGCATGGTGGGCGCCCAGTTCCAGGGGATCAACGCCCTGAGTTCGGCGTACGGCACGACCCAGCTAGGCATCATGGCCGGTATCCGGCATACGTTCTAGTCTGCCGGCGGGATGACGAACGGCTCGAGCGCGTGCCGGCGGGCGCGATCACGGATAGTCCTGAAAGGACGAGAGGATGTCCTTCGAAACTATTTCGATTCGACCATACCGGAGAGCGATCGCTCCTTTTTCGGCCATGGCCTTCAGCTCCAGCGACAGCGTCTGGCGCGTGATGCCCAGCATCATGGCCAGCGTGTCCTGGGAGATGCTGACGTCCGGGCGACTCTGCGGCCACGCGGTCACGTCGCCCGACGCGAGCAGCAGCAGGCGCCGGGCAATGCGCGCGCGCGTCGAGTGGAGCGTGGCATCTTCGATCAGGCGATAGAGCCAGTTCATGTGGATGGACTGCAACTCGGCGATAGCCCGCAGGAACGCTGGTCTCTGCATCAGCTCGTCAAAGGCGGCTGTTCTGACCACGAAGACGGTCGATCGCTCGATGGCGACGACATCGCGTGGCCGTGGCTGACCATCGGTCATGGAGGTCTGTCCAAACCAGTTGCCGGCTTCGATGACGGCCAGGATCGCTTCCTTGCCATCTTCGCGAAGCGTGCAGGCTTTCAGTCGGCCGCTCTTAATGCCATAGAAGCCGATCGGCGTATCGCCGCGGCGGAACAGATATTCGCCGGGGTGCATCGTCACCCATTCGCTTCGCTGGATAAGCGCCTCCTGCTCGAGCGCAGGCAAGGAGCAGAACCACTGGTTTGTCCGCATTTCCTCGGACGTGTCGGTCATGAATGCCATTTTGAAACGGTCAATGTACACATTTGCTGAAAACGCGACGGACGATCGCAAGTTTGTGGGGCTTCTGCCGCGTCCATATCAGACCGCGTGGCCGGAGGGCTCCACCCCATTATCGGGCTCGGGTCTCTGATCGAGAAGCTCAATTCAGACTGTATCCCCCGACTGTATCCACAGCATTCCCCCATTCGGGGGGTACTTCCCGAGTCCAGACACTCGGATCATTGTCTCAACGCGATGCCACAGCAGGCCGAGAAAAATAAATCGATCAGCATCCGCTTTAAATCCATTTTGGAACTGAAGGAGATACACATGCAGGACGAAGTCATGACGTCAGGATCTGCCGCCTACGCCTATCCGTTGCTGATCAAGCAACTATTGCTCACGCCGTTCGTTCAGTCGCAAGACGAGGAGATTGTCTACAGGGACCAGTTCCGGATGACCTATGCCACGTTGCGCGAGCGTATCGCGCGGCTCGCCAACGGCTTGAGCCAACATGGCGTGCGGCACGGCACCACCGTCGCGGTGATGGACTGGGACAGCCACCGCTATCTCGAGAGCTATTTCGCCGTGCCGATGATGGGCGCTGTCTTGCAGACCGTGAACGTGCGCCTGTCGCCCGCCGAAATCGCCTACACGATCAATCATGCCGGCGCTGAAGTCCTGCTGGTTCACACGGATTTTCTGCCGGTCGTCGAATCGATCAAGGACAAACTGGAAACCGTGCGTACGTTCATCTGGATCGATGAGCCAGGCAGCGAAGTGTCTGAGCACAGCATTCCCTTCGCGACGGAATACGAGGCGATGCTGGCGGCGAGCAGCACGAGCTATGTGTTTCCCGATTTCGACGAGAACACGCGTGCAACGACGTTCTACACCACCGGCACAACCGGTCTTCCCAAGGGCGTCTACTTCACGCATCGGCAACTGGTTCTGCACACCATCACCCTGATGGCGGCACTGGCGAGCCCCGTCTCGGGACAGCGTTTTCATCGTGGCGACGTGTATATGCCGCTCACCCCGATGTTTCACGTCCACGCATGGGGCATGCCGTATATCGCCACGGTGATGGGTGTGAAGCAGGTCTATCCCGGGCGCTATTTGCCGGACCGGCTCGCACGACTTGTGCGTGAAGAGGGTGTCACGTTCTCGCATTGTGTCGGCACGATCCTGCACATGCTGCTCGCGTGCGAGGAGGGGAAGACGACGGACATGAGCAAGTGGAAGGTCATCATCGGCGGCGGCGCGTTGCCGCAAGGTCTCGCGAAGGCGGCGCTAGACCGGGGCATCGATGTGTTCGTCGGTTACGGGATGTCGGAAACCTGCCCCGTGCTCAGTCTCGCGCAACTGCCGCCGGGCGCCGAAAAGCTCGACGCCGACGAGCAGCTCAGCCTGCGCTGCAAGACCGGCCGGCCGGTTCCTCTGGTTGATCTGCGTGTCGTCGACGACAACATGGATGAGCTCGCCCACGACGGCAAAGCCACCGGTGAGATCGTCGCGCGGGCACCGTGGCTCACGCAAGGTTATCTGAAGAACCCCGAGGCTTCCGAGCAGCTGTGGGCCGGTGGCTATCTCCATACGCAAGACATTGCCAGTATCGATCCGACGGGCAACGTACAGATCACCGACCGTCTCAAGGACGTGATCAAGTCCGGCGGCGAGTGGGTTTCATCGCTCGAAGTAGAAAACCTGATCTCGCGCTACGAGGGCGTGTCCGAAGTGGCCGTCATCGGCATCAAAGATGAGAAGTGGGGGGAGCGACCGGTGGCGCTGGTCGTGCTCAAGGAGGGGGTAGCCGTCACGGAGGAAGACATCAAGCAGCACGTCCTGTCGTTCAGCACATCCGGAAAGATCTCGAAGTACGCGGTGCCGCAGACGGTGAAGTTCGTCGATGCGATTGCAAAGACGAGTGTCGGCAAGACCAACAAAAAGTGGCTGCGCGAGCAGTTCGCCTGATGGGCAAGCACATTTCCAGGAGTGCAAGCGATGAGTACTGAGAACTACAGCATTGCCACCATCGGCGATTTCGTGGGGCGCGAGTTGGGCGTGTCGGACTGGGTGTTGGTCGACCAGGCGCGTATCAATGCGTTCGCCGAGTGTACGGGCGACAAACAATGGATTCACGTCGACGAGGAGCGGGCGAAACGCGAGAGTCCGTTCGGCGGCACGATCGCACACGGTTATTTGACCCTGTCGTTGCTGGGGAGCCTCGCGATCGAGATCGGCATCGTTCCCAAGGACGCTTCAGCGGGTCTCAACTACGGTCTGGACAAGGTGCGTTTCATGACGCCCGTCAAGGCCGGTGCGCGTGTACGTAGCCGTATGACGCTCGTGTCGGCGGAGAGCAAGGGCGGTGGCCGCATCCTGATCAAGATCATGAACGAGCTGCAGATCGATGGCGAGGACAAGCCG comes from Burkholderia sp. GAS332 and encodes:
- a CDS encoding Outer membrane protein (porin), translating into MAKVRRLTGKERHRRRAGLLAAIMSTATLYSVSAAAQSSVTLFGVVDEGIRYTTHADPQGDSRVQLANGANESLWGFKGAEDIGGGTKVVFQLENRFFPNTGATDPAYPFFNTAFVGLQSSSYGKLTMGRQINPLTDAVVGAFVTNAWLPTFYQFRPEVMMAQGVWTSNMVKYAARWQSLTAELSYAFGGNAGAFGSGSQIGASILYLPGAPLRLAAAYLDSRDAVNGSAHFKSWTAGGSYSFGDTTVNAGWAVNRQDAGFVGNFPNGPFTPPELSALKFNTFSAREMFFGGVTQLIGNATHLSANVWRTIQTGKTQTADGNATQFQLLADYNWSKRTDTYLEADYSLYRGGMVGAQFQGINALSSAYGTTQLGIMAGIRHTF
- a CDS encoding salicylate hydroxylase, with the protein product MKVIVIGGGIGGLTTALALLRHGIEPIVLERAPQLTEVGAGIQIAANGTIVLRELGLEPALASIATVPAGFDYLELSTGRRLYYAPLGEEAAARYGALLYNVHRADLIGLLAKALPSDVIRLGAQCASVSQDDDGAYVTLQDGEVIRGDAVIGADGIHSAVRTALRGPEEKQFANILMWRALIPADRLRGLNLPVAGNNWFGIGRNIVSYWVRPDLYSVLASVPATEVSRESWTQAGDVAQLRRAFEGSEPTVQKMLEAVDSTFITGMYHRDPIEHWATGRIALLGDAAHAMVPYLAQGACQSIEDAWVLATCLKNHGTAGVQDALLEYERRRQPRTTRIQAGARFVVDWAHEPDEARVRQRNGRLKGLSRIDPLAEASWSFAWGHDILKAVKLPPGEVVGLSAAREGKRMARPESQRAFDLWKGVFKPDDIARGDRGQRAAYERFLLEQFPVPAGTEVTDVDLDGVSALRVVAAGAGQKATVLHFHGGGYVLGSAKSSVEYASRLSHALNGPCYTVDYRLAPEHPYPAAFDDAFSAYRGLLAAGVDPSTVFLSGESSGGGLALALAAALRRAGLPLPGGVIAICPLTDLTLSGPSVKANSGDDPAANRETLSNLVASYFQGHEPTDPMVSPLFADLADLPPVFLSAVEGEVLESDTTRFAERAKAAGANVQLKMVADSVHVFTLFPFLPETAETLEEIGWWSRQLLQK
- a CDS encoding cAMP-binding domain of CRP or a regulatory subunit of cAMP-dependent protein kinases, with product MAFMTDTSEEMRTNQWFCSLPALEQEALIQRSEWVTMHPGEYLFRRGDTPIGFYGIKSGRLKACTLREDGKEAILAVIEAGNWFGQTSMTDGQPRPRDVVAIERSTVFVVRTAAFDELMQRPAFLRAIAELQSIHMNWLYRLIEDATLHSTRARIARRLLLLASGDVTAWPQSRPDVSISQDTLAMMLGITRQTLSLELKAMAEKGAIALRYGRIEIVSKDILSSFQDYP
- a CDS encoding transcriptional regulator, TetR family, encoding MTTLGKTLRSDGAETRIRLKEEAQRLFALRGLDGVSVQDIISAAGQRNSASLRYYFGNKLELARELVVDGARLIDEDRQARLDRLEVEAGINVRAVLGALLFPMLELADHTGQATYIRMIANLQLNNRAFLREALENKWNLGYQRCNDLLRNLLADIPPAIVDHRLSLISIYGNASLAAWEASRDSGDSGALWSPQYAVSSLMDSFESVLTAEPSEETRSLLGGI
- a CDS encoding fatty-acyl-CoA synthase, with the translated sequence MTATSTRRLADVSRQLSVPQTSLYTNLEASSGRYPDKAAILYYGSTVSYRQLRSEVDAMAGFLQQHCGVARGDRVVLYMQNSPQFVIAFYAVLRADAVVVPVNPMNRTSELQHILGDSGASVAFVGEELMEHVRPLLGLKVDHVISARYADYLRDQTDLPLPDVLTSSGRQPHAESIDSHAALIGWNDALSRACIPRGHESRPEDLAVIPYTSGTTGRPKGCIHTHRSVMHSTVSCAEWPNLANESVMLCSVPLFHVTGMQNCMNMPIYIGATMAIMTRWDAQCAAHVIERHRVSTWITVPTMLIDLLNLVDVDRFDLSSIAYLSGGGAAMPQAVAQQIEKRWGVPYVEGYGLTETMAATHINPPKHSKQQCMGVPIFSTDSLVVDPETLEPLGGGETGEILASGPQVFDGYWQSAEATREAFVLIDGKRYLRTGDLGYVDRDGYFFIVDRLKRMINASGYKVWPAEVEAMLFEHPAVQEACVIATHDPRRGESVKAVIVLRNGEHATEDDMVSWARERMASYKVPRVIQFAASLPRTASGKIQWRQLQEEEARRRDAQSEGRRPG
- a CDS encoding Acyl dehydratase, whose product is MSTENYSIATIGDFVGRELGVSDWVLVDQARINAFAECTGDKQWIHVDEERAKRESPFGGTIAHGYLTLSLLGSLAIEIGIVPKDASAGLNYGLDKVRFMTPVKAGARVRSRMTLVSAESKGGGRILIKIMNELQIDGEDKPALIAETLAMLVA
- a CDS encoding acyl-CoA dehydrogenase codes for the protein MDFAYSPKVEALRTQLRTFMDTHIVPRIRQWHDEVSAGQYPVSFMETLKEQAREEGLWNLFLPHLRDDEPGTRLTNLEYAPLAEIMGRVSWASEVFNCNAPDTGNMELLHMFATPAQREQWLKPLLDGKIRSAFAMTEPAVASSDATNITTSIRRDGDDYVIDGRKWFITNAAHPNCQIFIVMGKTDPDAPSHSQQSMILVPRDTPGVKVIRNISVVNHVAPEGHCEIEFKGVRVPRSNLLGEEGSGFALAQARLGPGRIHHCMRSIGAAELALELMVERAQARTAFGKPLFKHGTVAEGIAKSRIEIDQARLFVLKAAWMIDNVGAKEARKEISMIKALVPGVHTAVCERAMQVFGAMGLSPDTPLADSWTWGRALRLADGPDEVHLQSIARMELKAQPYGPGKENPYLTASV
- a CDS encoding fatty-acyl-CoA synthase; translation: MQDEVMTSGSAAYAYPLLIKQLLLTPFVQSQDEEIVYRDQFRMTYATLRERIARLANGLSQHGVRHGTTVAVMDWDSHRYLESYFAVPMMGAVLQTVNVRLSPAEIAYTINHAGAEVLLVHTDFLPVVESIKDKLETVRTFIWIDEPGSEVSEHSIPFATEYEAMLAASSTSYVFPDFDENTRATTFYTTGTTGLPKGVYFTHRQLVLHTITLMAALASPVSGQRFHRGDVYMPLTPMFHVHAWGMPYIATVMGVKQVYPGRYLPDRLARLVREEGVTFSHCVGTILHMLLACEEGKTTDMSKWKVIIGGGALPQGLAKAALDRGIDVFVGYGMSETCPVLSLAQLPPGAEKLDADEQLSLRCKTGRPVPLVDLRVVDDNMDELAHDGKATGEIVARAPWLTQGYLKNPEASEQLWAGGYLHTQDIASIDPTGNVQITDRLKDVIKSGGEWVSSLEVENLISRYEGVSEVAVIGIKDEKWGERPVALVVLKEGVAVTEEDIKQHVLSFSTSGKISKYAVPQTVKFVDAIAKTSVGKTNKKWLREQFA